One stretch of Acropora muricata isolate sample 2 chromosome 12, ASM3666990v1, whole genome shotgun sequence DNA includes these proteins:
- the LOC136894126 gene encoding cyclin-dependent kinase 6-like, whose protein sequence is MAKKYEEVAEIGNGAYGIVYKARDLQNEGRFVALKRVRIVNSEEGMPLSTIREIALLKQIGNFAHKNIVRLLDVFHTTSPSKMETNLSLVFEHIEQDLNAYIENCPQPGLPEWKAKDITHQLLNGVDFLHSNRIVHRDLKPQNILISVTGQVKIADFGLARVYSNAMALTSVVVTLWYRAPEVLLQSNYATPVDIWSIGCIMAELYNRKPLFEGKSDVDQLHKIFSVTGTPPQSDWPINVSLPWSSFPRLQQCSLPEIIPEIGKSGVKLLKKMLAFNPQKRICAMEALQDEYFEEFLDTDKENSKGSDPNIANRR, encoded by the exons ATGGCCAAAAAATACGAAGAAGTGGCTGAGATCGGTAATGGTGCGTACGGTATTGTCTACAAAGCCCGggatcttcaaaacgaaggacGATTCGTGGCACTCAAGAGAGTTAGAATTGTAAACAGCGAAGAAGGAATGCCACTCTCTACAATCCGTGAAATCGCCCTTCTCAAACAGATCGGTAACTTCGCCCACAAAAACATTGTCAG atTACTGGATGTGTTCCACACAACTTCTCCGTCAAAGATGGAAACCAACTTGTCACTAGTTTTTGAACACATTGAACAGGACCTTAATGCATACATTGAGAACTGTCCCCAACCTGGTCTGCCAGAATGGAAAGCAAAG GACATCACCCATCAGCTGTTAAATGGTGTGGATTTTCTGCACTCTAATCGGATCGTCCACAGAGATCTGAAACCACAGAACATCTTGATCTCAGTAACCGGACAGGTGAAGATTGCAGACTTTGGGCTGGCAAGGGTGTACAGTAATGCAATGGCTCTGACATCAGTG GTGGTAACTCTGTGGTACAGAGCACCAGAGGTTCTACTGCAATCAAATTATGCAACACCTGTGGACATTTGGAGTATCGGTTGCATCATGGCAGAGCTTTACAATCGAAAACCACTTTTTGAGGGAAAATCAGATGTTGATCAACTTCACAAAATTTTTAG TGTTACAGGGACGCCACCACAAAGCGATTGGCCAATAAATGTTTCCCTTCCCTGGTCATCTTTTCCACGCCTTCAGCAATGTTCTCTGCCAGAGATAATTCCAGAAATAGGCAAAAGTGGAGTTAAGTTACTCAAG AAAATGCTGGcatttaatccccaaaagaggATTTGTGCCATGGAAGCCCTCCAAGATGAGTATTTTGAAGAATTCCTTGACACTGACAAGGAAAACAGCAAGGGAAGTGATCCAAACATTGCCAACCGAAGATAA